From Triticum aestivum cultivar Chinese Spring chromosome 7B, IWGSC CS RefSeq v2.1, whole genome shotgun sequence:
GGTCCACCAGGCCCGCGTGCGGGTGCTCCACCCGGGGCAGGGCCTGCCCCCCGCTGGCGCGAAGCCCGGCCCGGTGGTCTACTGGATGCTGCGGGACCAGCGGCTAGCCGACAACTGGGCGCTCCTCCACGCGGCGAGCCTCGCCGCCGCTTCCGCGGCGCCGCTCGCCGTCGCGTTCTCCCTGTTCCCGAAGCCGTTCCTCctctccgcgcgccgccgccaaCTCGGATTCCTCCTCCGTGGCCTCCGCCggctcgccgccgacgccgccacccgccgcatccccttcttcctccttacCGGTACGCCCTTCGCCTTTATCCCCTTCTGGTGGCTGACTTGTCGGCCCCGCGTTTTCGGAAGAGGGAACTGATTTCCCGGTACGAGAAATGTGCTGTAACCGTTTATTACatttcgctgacaggtgggcccatggAGATACCAGCGCTGGTGCAGCGGCTCGGGGCGTCGGCGCTGGTTGCCGACTTCTCACCGCTCCGGCCGGTTCGCGAGGCACTGGACGCAGTAGTCGGCGCGCTGTGCCGCGATGCTGCCAGTGTGGCCGTTCACCAGGTAGAATTCGAACCGGAATCACAAGGGAAGTTGCAGTCGTTTTCAGGGGAATTCGACTGAGAGACATGCGGGCTTTGTGGGGCATTGGCACGCAGGTGGACGCCCACAACGTGGTGCCGGTATGGGCGGCATCGGGGAAGCTGGAGTACTCTGCCAAGACCTTCAGAAGCAAGATGAACAAGGTGTTGGACGAGTACCTGGTCGACTTCCCCGAGTTTGCAGAGGTGGTGCCATGGGACAGGGACCAACCAAAGGACATTGATTGGGATACGCTAATTGACACGGTTTGCAGGTCCGGATGTGTTGCGATAAATTTACTGCATATGTGATGTGGAATGAAGAACTTGTTATGAGTGGTGTTCGATTCTTTGCTGATGTTGCAGCCAGGCAGAGGACGTGCCAGAGATTGACTGGTGTGAGCCAGGCGAGGCGGCAGCAATGGAGGCACTTCTGGGTACCAAGGATGGGTTCCTAACGGAGAGGATCAAGAGCTATGATTCGGACCGGAATTATCCCACAAAGCCAACGGCATTGTCCGGCCTCTCTCCCTACCTGCATTTTGGGCATATTTCAGCACAAAGATGTGCTCTCGAGGCAAAAAAACGTCGCCATCTTAGTCCCAAGGTGCCATTATTTACTTTGTGAATCTTGCGATTTGAGACCTTATGCAATAAAATGATACTCCTATATCATTAGATGTCAGAATATATTTCTTCTTAACAGCACCAAACGGCAAATCTGAATTTCAGTGCTGAAGTTAGTATTGTTATCAAACAGTGAAAGGCCAATGACTGATAGCTCTGTGAAATATCAATTGTTTGGGAACAGTCAGTGGATGCTTTCTTGGAGGAGCTGATAATAAGGAGAGAGCTAGCCGACAACTTCTGCTACTATCAGCCTCACTATGATTCGGTAGCCGGGGCTTGGGAGTGGGCGAGGAAGACACTGAAGGATCATGCTGCCGACAAAAGAGAGCACATTTACACGTGACTATATTTTGTATTTGGGCTATATATGTATATCTGCTTGTCAGCAGTGAGGCAAAAGGCTCCTTAACTAGAATTTACTTTGGCTTGCAGGAGGGAGCAGCTTGAGAATGCAAAAACAGCTGATCCTGTATGTTTTAAATAACACCGTTCTACTCCTGGAGATACTAACGTCATTCTTACCTCATTTACTAATCGAGTTAGGTGTTTTCTTCTTGGATTCTTTATCAGCTCTGGAATGCATCACAGTTGGAGATGGTCCACCATGGAAAAATGCATGGATTCATGCGGTAAAATAAATTATGCCTAGTTACCTACTTTAGATATCATATTTTTAATGCATTTTATTTGATCTTTCATTATGTTGATGTCATTTGGGTTGGTACGAATTGCCTGAGAAGATTATTCTTGTTGCTAAAAAGATGAAAAATTAAACTAATTATGTCTATAATCCATTAACCCATGAAGATCTTACAGGTCCAAGTAGGTGGCAAATCTGTGCGATTTAGAAAAAGAACATTTGAGTATCTATACTTCTGTGTTCTAAATTATTGTTTACTTCTGCAGTTATGTTCTTTGTAAAGCATATTACTCTGCCCTGACATGGTAGTTTTCTGCAGAATGTA
This genomic window contains:
- the LOC123158043 gene encoding deoxyribodipyrimidine photo-lyase gives rise to the protein MAPSASPSPGLAVTAPVHQARVRVLHPGQGLPPAGAKPGPVVYWMLRDQRLADNWALLHAASLAAASAAPLAVAFSLFPKPFLLSARRRQLGFLLRGLRRLAADAATRRIPFFLLTGGPMEIPALVQRLGASALVADFSPLRPVREALDAVVGALCRDAASVAVHQVDAHNVVPVWAASGKLEYSAKTFRSKMNKVLDEYLVDFPEFAEVVPWDRDQPKDIDWDTLIDTVCSQAEDVPEIDWCEPGEAAAMEALLGTKDGFLTERIKSYDSDRNYPTKPTALSGLSPYLHFGHISAQRCALEAKKRRHLSPKSVDAFLEELIIRRELADNFCYYQPHYDSVAGAWEWARKTLKDHAADKREHIYTREQLENAKTADPLWNASQLEMVHHGKMHGFMRMYWAKKILEWTSGPEEALSIAIYLNDKYHIDGRDPNGYVGCMWSICGLHDQGWKERLVFGKIRYMNYAGCKRKFNVDAYISYVKRLVAQPKKRKPEESLNSAAKYSKSEKD